In Stomoxys calcitrans chromosome 2, idStoCalc2.1, whole genome shotgun sequence, the following proteins share a genomic window:
- the LOC106091429 gene encoding uncharacterized protein LOC106091429, which yields MNMDFKIRAVQEIRQWESDLKKYLGELEDAAFKCLEMIKAPDGTDTFRQKAEMKLLDVLFIGESCEMILICVCKKIQHLGIKMLELEGSQNSSNRKEIQVLVETLWQYNLFAESVRERMIVFFKKMEQIAIDEHLLPNLTNKLWPQFKRIIVVMR from the exons ATGAACATGGATTTTAAAAT AAGAGCAGTGCAGGAGATTCGCCAGTGGGAGTCGGATCTTAAAAAGTATTTAGGTGAATTGGAAGATGCCGCATTTAAATGTTTGGAAATGATCAAAGCACCGGATGGAACCGATACCTTTCGGCAAAAAGCTGAAATGAAGCTGCTGGATGTGTTGTTTATTGGGGAATCCTGCGAAATGATATTGATATGCGTTTGTAAAAAGATCCAGCATTTAGGAATTAAAATGTTAGAACTAGAAGGTTCTCAAAACTCAAGTAATCGCAAGGAAATTCAAGTTCTTGTGGAAACTCTGTGGCAATACAATCTTTTCGCGGAGAGCGTACGGGAACGAATGatcgttttttttaaaaagatggAACAAATTGCTATAGATGAGCATTTGCTGCCGAATCTGACGAATAAATTATGGCCGCAGTTCAAGCGAATTATTGTTGTAATGCGTTAA